The following are encoded in a window of Pseudalgibacter alginicilyticus genomic DNA:
- the pabB gene encoding aminodeoxychorismate synthase component I produces MRTKQIYIPKSVSVFKNQLLVWAQQFEEVLWLDSNNYQQKYSNFDAVLAVDAFTCIQTDFYDGFGKLKEYQTNINDWVFGYLTYDLKNDVELLESTNFDGLEFPDLYFFQPKKLFLIKGDSVEIQYLNYVDDEIEFDLKDIQKSNNLKTHDSKKLIKVKLSIHKDEYFEKVNNLLEHIHRGDIYEANFCQEFYAENTEIPPLETYQKLNDISKPPFATFLKCGDKYVLSASPERYLKKEKNTIISQPIKGTAKRSEDLEEDKLLKINLFNDEKERSENIMIVDLVRNDLSKTAVKGSVEVEELCKIYTFDQVHQMISTVVSKVELHTHPVDIVKSTFPMGSMTGAPKISAMKIIEDLEETKRGLYSGAIGYFSPENDFDFSVVIRSILYNSTKKYVSYSVGGAITAKSDPLKEYEECLVKAKAMRQVLEN; encoded by the coding sequence TTGAGAACAAAACAAATTTACATACCAAAATCTGTATCAGTATTTAAAAATCAATTATTGGTTTGGGCTCAGCAATTTGAAGAGGTACTTTGGTTAGATTCTAATAACTACCAGCAAAAATATTCAAATTTTGATGCTGTTTTGGCTGTAGATGCTTTTACCTGTATTCAAACCGATTTTTATGATGGTTTTGGAAAACTAAAGGAATATCAAACCAACATAAACGATTGGGTTTTTGGCTATTTAACTTATGATTTAAAAAATGATGTAGAACTTTTAGAATCTACTAATTTTGATGGTTTAGAGTTTCCTGACTTGTATTTTTTTCAACCTAAAAAACTGTTTTTAATAAAAGGCGATTCCGTTGAAATTCAATATCTAAATTATGTTGATGACGAAATTGAGTTTGATTTAAAAGATATTCAAAAATCAAATAATTTAAAAACCCACGATTCTAAAAAACTTATCAAGGTAAAATTGAGCATCCATAAAGATGAATATTTTGAAAAAGTAAATAATCTATTGGAGCATATTCATAGAGGCGATATTTATGAAGCTAATTTTTGTCAGGAATTTTATGCTGAGAATACAGAAATTCCCCCTTTAGAAACTTATCAAAAATTAAATGATATTTCAAAACCCCCATTTGCTACTTTTTTAAAATGTGGTGATAAATACGTATTATCAGCATCTCCTGAGCGTTATTTAAAAAAGGAAAAGAACACTATTATTTCGCAGCCTATAAAGGGCACAGCAAAACGTTCTGAGGATTTAGAAGAAGATAAATTGTTAAAAATCAATTTGTTTAATGATGAAAAAGAACGTAGTGAAAATATAATGATTGTCGATTTGGTGAGAAACGATTTGTCTAAAACAGCTGTAAAAGGTAGTGTAGAAGTGGAAGAACTCTGTAAAATTTACACGTTTGACCAAGTGCATCAAATGATTTCCACAGTAGTTTCAAAAGTTGAACTGCATACACATCCTGTTGACATTGTTAAAAGTACATTTCCAATGGGAAGTATGACAGGTGCACCAAAAATTTCAGCCATGAAAATAATTGAAGACTTAGAAGAAACCAAACGCGGACTATATTCTGGAGCCATTGGGTATTTTTCGCCCGAAAACGACTTCGATTTTAGTGTGGTTATCCGAAGTATTTTATACAATAGCACAAAAAAATATGTATCCTATTCCGTAGGTGGAGCCATTACAGCAAAAAGTGACCCACTTAAAGAATATGAAGAGTGTTTGGTTAAGGCTAAAGCCATGCGTCAGGTTTTAGAAAATTAG
- the tilS gene encoding tRNA lysidine(34) synthetase TilS: protein MKEHKILIAISGGKDSVVLTHLCHKLKLNISLVHCNFNLRGIESDGDEEFVLQLAEDLDLEVFIESFDTETYAKEQKLSIQLACRELRYHWFAELAEQLKFDYVLTAHHADDNLETFLINFIRGTGLEGLTGIPEVNGLFVRPILSFSSEDINSFAKANQIKWRDDSSNASKKYLRNKLRHDIIPILKEMNPRLLQSFQNTQNNLKESTEIVKERMDDFLAKAIVSIDENEVKFNISEFKKLKNPKPYLYESLKEFGFTQWGDILNLLDAETGKQVFSENYRLIKNRAHLLLSEIAKSVNKSMLISEKDKQIQTPFGTLFFDENDESPNDVFSERQNNVIFVDKNQLKYPLTIRKYEEGDVFYPFGMIGKKKLSKYFKDEKLSLLDKEKVWVLCSGNDIVWVVNRRADNRFKVTKNTKNILKIALK, encoded by the coding sequence TTGAAAGAACATAAAATTTTAATTGCTATTTCAGGAGGTAAGGATAGTGTGGTATTAACTCATTTATGTCATAAATTAAAATTGAATATATCGTTAGTTCACTGTAATTTTAATTTGAGAGGAATAGAAAGTGATGGTGATGAAGAATTTGTTTTGCAATTGGCAGAAGATTTAGATTTAGAAGTATTTATTGAAAGTTTTGATACAGAGACATATGCTAAAGAACAAAAATTATCTATTCAGTTAGCTTGCCGTGAGTTGCGTTATCATTGGTTTGCCGAATTGGCAGAACAGTTAAAGTTTGACTATGTTTTAACGGCGCATCATGCTGATGATAATTTGGAAACTTTTTTAATAAATTTTATTAGAGGCACTGGTTTAGAAGGGTTAACGGGGATTCCAGAAGTTAATGGTTTGTTTGTTAGACCAATTTTGTCTTTTTCTAGCGAAGATATTAATAGCTTTGCAAAAGCTAATCAAATAAAGTGGCGGGATGACAGTAGTAACGCTTCTAAAAAATACTTGCGTAATAAATTAAGGCATGATATTATTCCTATTTTAAAGGAAATGAATCCGCGCTTATTACAAAGTTTTCAAAACACGCAAAATAACCTAAAAGAATCAACAGAAATCGTTAAAGAACGTATGGATGATTTTTTAGCCAAAGCAATAGTAAGCATTGATGAAAATGAAGTGAAATTTAATATTTCAGAATTTAAAAAATTGAAGAATCCAAAGCCTTACTTATACGAATCTCTTAAAGAATTTGGTTTTACGCAGTGGGGGGATATTTTAAATTTATTAGATGCGGAAACAGGGAAGCAAGTGTTTTCTGAAAATTATAGACTGATAAAAAACAGAGCGCACTTATTGTTAAGTGAAATTGCGAAAAGTGTAAATAAGTCAATGTTAATTTCTGAAAAAGACAAGCAAATTCAAACCCCTTTTGGTACCTTGTTCTTTGATGAAAATGATGAGAGTCCAAATGATGTGTTTTCTGAAAGGCAAAACAATGTTATTTTTGTTGATAAAAATCAATTAAAATATCCATTAACCATAAGAAAATATGAAGAAGGTGATGTATTTTATCCATTTGGTATGATTGGAAAAAAGAAGTTAAGCAAATACTTTAAAGATGAAAAGTTATCGCTTTTAGATAAAGAAAAAGTATGGGTGCTTTGTTCTGGAAATGATATTGTATGGGTTGTTAATAGGCGAGCTGATAACCGGTTTAAAGTTACAAAAAACACCAAAAATATTCTAAAAATAGCACTTAAATAG
- the ade gene encoding adenine deaminase: protein MKLQGQIVDIQHKRIYKGEITFENGKIISIDKKQHDISNYILPGFIDAHIHIESSMLVPSEFAKLAVKYGTVATVSDPHEIANVLGVMGVEFMVENGKKVPFKFNFGAPSCVPATHFESAGAVIDSDDIKKLLENPDIKYLAEMMNYPGVLFDDAAVLKKIAWANYYNKPIDGHAPGIKGNDISKYIDAGISTDHECFTYEEALEKLQKGMKILIREGSAAKNFEALIDLLPKYFENMMFCSDDKHPDDLLIGHINQLCSRAVSKGIDVFKVLQVACINPVSHYNLDVGLLKINDDADFIVVEDLKDFNTLQTYINGELVFDKGISLIETISFKNLNNFNCNTKEVSDFKIASSTQKIRVIEALEGQLVTNELVEEALIENGNLVSNVEKDILKITVVNRYQNQKPAMAFIKNFGLKEGAIASSVGHDSHNIIAVGVSDEAICKAVNLIIENKGGICAVSNFKEKIVSLPVAGIMSDKNGGIIGKQYAELDDMAKQMGSNLHAPFMTLSFMALLVIPTLKLSDKGLFNGSDFKFIPLEV from the coding sequence TTGAAATTACAAGGACAAATAGTAGATATACAACACAAACGCATTTATAAAGGTGAAATTACCTTTGAAAATGGAAAAATAATATCGATTGACAAAAAACAGCATGATATTAGTAACTACATACTCCCTGGTTTTATTGATGCTCATATTCATATTGAAAGTTCCATGTTGGTGCCTAGTGAATTTGCTAAATTAGCTGTAAAATATGGTACTGTTGCAACGGTTTCTGACCCGCATGAAATAGCAAATGTTTTGGGTGTTATGGGTGTTGAGTTTATGGTAGAAAACGGTAAAAAAGTACCTTTTAAATTCAATTTTGGAGCTCCATCTTGCGTACCTGCAACTCATTTTGAATCGGCTGGTGCTGTGATAGATTCTGATGATATAAAAAAACTTCTTGAAAACCCAGATATTAAGTATCTCGCAGAGATGATGAACTACCCAGGTGTTTTATTTGATGATGCTGCTGTTTTGAAAAAAATAGCTTGGGCAAATTATTATAATAAACCTATCGACGGACATGCGCCAGGGATAAAAGGTAACGATATTTCCAAATATATTGATGCAGGAATATCTACAGATCATGAGTGTTTTACCTATGAAGAAGCTTTAGAAAAACTTCAAAAGGGTATGAAAATATTAATAAGAGAAGGGAGTGCGGCTAAAAATTTTGAAGCATTAATAGATTTATTACCAAAATATTTTGAAAACATGATGTTTTGTAGTGATGACAAGCATCCTGATGATTTGCTGATTGGTCATATCAACCAACTTTGTTCTCGAGCGGTATCTAAAGGGATAGATGTGTTTAAGGTGTTGCAAGTAGCATGTATAAATCCAGTAAGTCATTATAATTTAGATGTTGGTTTGTTAAAAATAAATGACGATGCAGATTTCATTGTTGTCGAAGATTTAAAAGATTTTAATACCCTTCAAACTTATATTAATGGCGAGTTGGTTTTTGATAAAGGAATTTCTTTAATAGAGACTATTTCGTTTAAAAACTTGAATAATTTTAATTGTAATACGAAAGAGGTGTCGGATTTTAAAATAGCATCTTCAACTCAAAAAATCCGAGTTATTGAAGCTTTGGAAGGCCAATTAGTAACAAATGAACTTGTAGAAGAGGCCTTAATTGAAAATGGAAATTTGGTATCCAATGTAGAAAAAGATATTTTGAAAATAACGGTTGTTAATCGCTATCAAAATCAAAAACCTGCGATGGCTTTTATTAAAAATTTTGGGTTAAAAGAAGGTGCTATTGCGTCGTCAGTTGGTCATGATTCTCATAATATTATTGCTGTTGGCGTTTCAGATGAAGCTATTTGTAAGGCTGTGAATTTAATCATAGAAAATAAGGGAGGTATTTGTGCGGTTTCCAATTTTAAAGAAAAAATTGTCTCGCTTCCTGTGGCTGGTATTATGAGTGATAAAAATGGGGGAATTATTGGAAAGCAATATGCTGAACTTGATGATATGGCAAAGCAGATGGGATCCAATTTACACGCTCCATTTATGACCCTGTCATTTATGGCATTATTAGTTATTCCTACACTTAAATTGAGTGATAAAGGTTTGTTTAATGGAAGCGATTTTAAATTTATACCTCTAGAAGTTTAG
- a CDS encoding YheT family hydrolase, whose amino-acid sequence MPILEPSYSPRFYFKNGFVSTVYSGLVRRVELIQERERITLNDGDFLDLDWSFSEEKTNKLIILLHGLEGNGQRPYMKGAAKLFNNNNSDAVCVNFRGCSGEDNLKFRSYHSGATEDLEAVIQHAIFEKKYTEIYLKGISLGANIILKYLGERHDIPKEVKAAIAVSVPCYLAGSAKELHTFKNKLYHDRFLKHLVKRLKIKQERFQDLLSLEALNSIKILADFDNVYTSKAHGFKDAQDYYEKSSCLQFLPNIQTPSLIINALNDSFLSPECYPVKEAKSNPNLFLEMPKQGGHSGFVDRKNVYYNEKRALEFVTSI is encoded by the coding sequence ATGCCAATATTAGAACCTAGTTATTCACCGCGATTTTACTTTAAAAACGGATTTGTGTCAACTGTATATTCTGGTTTAGTTCGGCGTGTTGAACTCATACAGGAACGAGAACGTATTACTTTAAATGATGGCGATTTTTTAGATTTAGATTGGAGTTTTTCTGAAGAAAAAACAAATAAACTTATCATTTTATTACATGGTTTAGAAGGGAATGGACAACGCCCTTACATGAAAGGAGCAGCAAAATTATTTAACAACAATAATAGTGATGCAGTTTGTGTTAATTTTAGAGGTTGTAGTGGTGAAGATAACTTGAAATTTAGAAGTTATCATTCTGGTGCTACAGAAGATTTAGAAGCTGTAATACAACATGCTATTTTTGAAAAAAAATATACTGAAATTTACTTAAAAGGGATCAGTTTAGGTGCTAATATTATTTTGAAATATTTAGGAGAAAGGCATGATATTCCTAAAGAAGTTAAGGCTGCAATTGCGGTTTCTGTACCTTGTTATTTGGCAGGTTCAGCAAAAGAATTGCATACATTTAAAAATAAATTATACCATGATCGATTTTTAAAACATTTAGTAAAAAGATTAAAAATTAAACAAGAGCGGTTTCAAGATTTATTGAGTTTAGAAGCGTTAAATTCTATAAAGATATTGGCAGATTTTGATAATGTATACACTTCAAAAGCACATGGTTTTAAAGATGCACAAGACTATTATGAAAAAAGTAGTTGTTTACAGTTTCTACCAAATATTCAAACACCATCACTAATTATTAATGCGCTAAACGATTCGTTTTTATCTCCCGAATGTTACCCAGTAAAAGAAGCAAAAAGCAATCCAAACCTTTTTTTAGAAATGCCTAAGCAAGGTGGGCATTCAGGTTTTGTAGATAGAAAAAATGTCTATTACAATGAAAAACGAGCTTTGGAGTTTGTGACTTCAATATAA
- a CDS encoding (2Fe-2S)-binding protein codes for MPTFTLKINNKIHSVEADMDTPLLWVLRDQIDLVGTKFGCGIGQCGACTVHVDGNAMRSCLLQVSQAVGMNITTIEGLSEDGKHPVQEAWKEIDVPQCGYCQAGQIMTASAFLNRNPNPSNSEIRNAMHGNICRCAAYNSIEKAVKVAADKLS; via the coding sequence ATGCCAACCTTTACTTTAAAAATTAATAACAAAATACATTCTGTTGAAGCAGATATGGACACTCCATTACTTTGGGTTTTAAGAGATCAAATAGACCTTGTAGGAACAAAATTTGGCTGTGGAATAGGACAATGTGGGGCTTGTACTGTTCATGTCGATGGCAATGCAATGCGGAGTTGTTTATTGCAAGTATCACAAGCAGTAGGCATGAATATAACAACCATCGAGGGTCTTTCTGAAGATGGAAAACACCCTGTTCAAGAAGCTTGGAAAGAAATTGATGTACCACAATGTGGTTATTGCCAAGCAGGACAAATTATGACAGCATCGGCTTTTTTAAATAGAAACCCAAATCCTAGCAATTCAGAAATTAGAAATGCTATGCACGGAAATATTTGTAGATGCGCCGCTTACAATAGTATAGAAAAAGCAGTAAAAGTAGCTGCTGATAAATTAAGTTAA
- a CDS encoding xanthine dehydrogenase family protein molybdopterin-binding subunit, with the protein METKKQIIFSRRSFLKTSTLASGGMLIGFNLFNACKSDVAPPIDLSQLNYDDFNAFIKISSEGKVTIFSPNPEIGQGVKTSMPMIIAEELDVPWKDVYVVQAPLDTKNYTRQVAGGSGSIRASWEPLRQTGATAKQMLIKAAAIRWGVDVTECSATEGVISNAKGEKLGYGDVVKEAAVLEVPENITLKDPKDFKIIGKGKGNVDIDKIITGKPLFGLDYKEEGMLYACVLRPPAFGQILDSYDDSMARNIPGVVDVITIGEKARAILNVEKPNWSAQMSKSDKVVVLAKNTWAAIKGKKAIKAVWKVSTKLESTEDHDVILNDLLNGNTFDNRRKDGDVKKAFAEADKVIERVYEAPFLPHNPMEPMNFFANVTPEKVHLVGPVQTPEAAQKVVSEMLRRDLEDIHLEMTRMGGGFGRRLYGDFVYEAAEISAKAKKPIKMMSTREDDMTTGVYRPSTKYKFSASIKEGKITGYHLKDAAVNNNLYKPITTFFPAGSIENFQVDSVNYKSNITTGAWRAPITNFLAFAEQSFFDELAEELGIDCVQLRMDLMEKAKQNPEANISYEPARLQDVLKLAAEKANWGNVAKNVYQGVSAYYSHASYVAEIADVVIENKEPIVKRVTCAVDCGIVVNPLGAMNQAKGGVIDGLGHALYADFSISNGIPQSNNFNSYQLIRMGQTPKVDVYFVESDVNPTGLGEPTLPPIGAAVANAIYKATGKRLYKQPFMSNLILDKVTG; encoded by the coding sequence ATGGAAACAAAAAAACAAATTATATTTAGCAGAAGATCGTTTTTAAAAACATCAACTTTAGCCAGTGGCGGTATGCTTATAGGGTTTAATTTATTTAATGCTTGTAAATCGGATGTCGCACCACCAATAGATTTAAGTCAGTTAAATTATGATGATTTTAATGCATTTATAAAAATTTCATCAGAGGGTAAAGTCACAATATTTTCACCAAACCCTGAAATAGGTCAAGGGGTAAAAACATCAATGCCAATGATTATAGCCGAAGAATTGGATGTGCCTTGGAAAGATGTTTATGTGGTGCAAGCTCCTTTAGACACTAAAAATTACACACGCCAAGTAGCAGGAGGTAGTGGCTCTATACGAGCTTCATGGGAACCATTAAGACAAACAGGTGCAACGGCAAAGCAAATGTTAATTAAAGCAGCTGCTATAAGATGGGGAGTAGATGTAACAGAATGTAGTGCAACAGAAGGTGTTATAAGTAATGCTAAAGGAGAAAAATTAGGTTATGGTGATGTAGTTAAAGAAGCAGCGGTATTAGAAGTGCCAGAAAATATTACTTTAAAAGATCCCAAAGATTTTAAAATTATAGGAAAAGGAAAAGGGAATGTAGATATTGATAAAATTATTACAGGAAAGCCTTTGTTTGGTTTAGATTACAAAGAAGAAGGTATGTTATATGCCTGTGTGTTAAGACCGCCAGCATTTGGACAGATATTAGATTCTTATGATGATTCTATGGCAAGAAACATCCCAGGAGTAGTAGATGTTATAACCATTGGGGAAAAGGCTCGTGCCATCTTAAATGTTGAAAAACCGAATTGGTCTGCGCAAATGAGCAAAAGTGATAAGGTTGTAGTGTTAGCAAAAAACACTTGGGCGGCTATAAAAGGTAAAAAGGCTATTAAAGCTGTATGGAAAGTAAGTACTAAATTAGAAAGCACTGAAGATCATGATGTTATATTAAATGATTTGCTTAACGGCAATACCTTTGACAATCGAAGAAAAGATGGTGATGTTAAAAAGGCATTTGCTGAAGCAGATAAAGTCATTGAGCGCGTCTATGAAGCTCCTTTTTTACCGCATAATCCTATGGAACCTATGAACTTCTTTGCTAATGTAACGCCTGAAAAGGTGCACTTGGTTGGTCCGGTTCAAACACCGGAAGCAGCACAAAAAGTTGTTAGTGAGATGTTAAGACGAGATCTGGAGGATATTCATTTAGAAATGACTAGAATGGGTGGTGGTTTTGGCAGACGATTATATGGGGATTTTGTTTATGAAGCAGCCGAAATTTCCGCCAAGGCAAAGAAGCCTATAAAAATGATGTCTACACGGGAAGATGATATGACAACTGGTGTTTACAGACCTTCTACAAAGTACAAGTTTTCAGCATCTATTAAGGAAGGAAAAATAACAGGCTATCATTTAAAAGATGCGGCAGTAAACAACAACTTGTATAAACCAATTACAACCTTTTTTCCAGCAGGGTCTATTGAAAACTTTCAAGTAGATAGTGTTAACTACAAAAGCAATATAACTACAGGTGCTTGGAGAGCGCCTATTACTAATTTTTTAGCATTTGCAGAACAAAGTTTTTTTGATGAGCTTGCAGAAGAACTCGGAATAGATTGTGTGCAGTTGCGTATGGATTTAATGGAAAAAGCTAAACAAAATCCAGAGGCAAACATTAGTTATGAACCAGCACGTTTGCAGGATGTTTTAAAATTAGCTGCTGAAAAAGCGAACTGGGGGAATGTAGCTAAAAATGTTTACCAAGGAGTATCTGCGTATTATAGTCATGCCAGCTATGTAGCAGAAATAGCAGATGTTGTTATAGAAAATAAAGAACCAATTGTGAAGAGGGTAACTTGCGCTGTAGATTGTGGTATTGTAGTTAATCCTTTAGGTGCTATGAATCAGGCAAAAGGGGGGGTTATTGATGGTTTAGGCCATGCACTATATGCAGATTTTAGTATTAGTAATGGTATTCCTCAATCCAATAATTTTAATTCATATCAGCTTATTCGTATGGGGCAAACACCAAAAGTTGATGTGTATTTTGTAGAAAGTGATGTTAATCCAACAGGGCTTGGAGAGCCAACTTTACCTCCTATAGGCGCTGCTGTAGCAAATGCTATTTACAAGGCTACAGGGAAAAGACTTTATAAGCAACCTTTCATGAGCAATTTAATTTTAGATAAAGTCACAGGGTAA
- a CDS encoding XdhC family protein, translating to MTHEFKNIIEEATKAKIHGLKSVLASVVDLDGSSYRRPGVRMLILENGNMVGAVSGGCVEKEILLQSESVFKTSKPKMMTYDGRYRLGCEGVLYILLEEVAFDEAFESSFFKCLNKRISFDIISRYEKKAGFYKGLGSEVKIGENYFSISNKTSKNADSLIFCQVMPPCFKLIIIGAEHDAVQLCKYAYLTGWEVTIVAGVKEHKSIKEFPGANKFMACAPEDIDVTNVDNQTAIVLMTHNFAYDLRFLVAINKTQPIYIGLLGPSKRRDDLLSQFIEYCPDISDEFLESVYGPAGLNIGSETSQEIAVSIVSEILSVARKEEPIFLSKKAGRIHSKD from the coding sequence ATGACTCATGAATTTAAAAATATAATTGAGGAAGCTACTAAAGCTAAAATACATGGATTAAAATCTGTTTTGGCGTCGGTCGTAGATTTGGATGGGTCATCTTACAGACGCCCTGGAGTTAGAATGCTCATTCTTGAAAATGGAAACATGGTTGGAGCAGTAAGCGGTGGTTGTGTTGAAAAGGAAATTTTATTGCAATCTGAATCTGTTTTTAAAACTTCTAAACCTAAAATGATGACTTACGATGGTAGATATCGTTTGGGTTGTGAGGGTGTTTTATATATTCTGTTAGAAGAAGTCGCTTTTGATGAGGCTTTTGAGTCGTCTTTCTTTAAATGTTTGAATAAAAGGATATCGTTTGATATTATTTCTCGGTATGAAAAGAAAGCGGGATTTTATAAAGGTTTAGGGTCTGAAGTGAAAATTGGAGAAAATTATTTCTCTATTTCAAATAAAACCTCAAAAAATGCAGATAGCTTAATTTTTTGTCAAGTAATGCCCCCGTGTTTTAAATTAATAATCATTGGGGCGGAACATGATGCGGTGCAATTATGTAAATACGCATACTTAACGGGTTGGGAAGTGACTATCGTTGCAGGAGTTAAAGAGCATAAATCGATTAAAGAATTTCCAGGGGCTAATAAGTTTATGGCGTGCGCACCAGAGGATATAGATGTTACTAATGTTGATAATCAGACAGCTATTGTATTAATGACTCATAATTTTGCATACGACTTACGATTTTTGGTGGCTATAAATAAAACACAGCCTATTTATATTGGATTATTAGGTCCAAGCAAAAGAAGAGATGATTTATTATCTCAGTTTATAGAATATTGTCCAGACATATCAGATGAATTTTTAGAATCTGTTTATGGACCTGCTGGTCTTAATATAGGTTCAGAAACATCTCAGGAAATAGCGGTGTCTATTGTTTCAGAGATTTTATCGGTAGCTCGAAAAGAGGAGCCAATTTTTTTAAGTAAAAAAGCAGGTAGGATTCACTCAAAGGATTAA
- a CDS encoding nucleotidyltransferase family protein yields the protein MIATVILAAGASKRMGVPKQLLKWGDSTLLEHAIVQALQLNTIEVIVVLGANFNRIKPQIEHYPITILNNKNWEVGLGKSIAFAVEYLIKSKRSIEGVLITLADQPFIESSFLNLLIDGFLPNKSQIIATLYEDAKQGVPVLFCKKYFNELSYLNDDIGAKVLLEKHGVEVKVFKPKIENIDMDFKIDYNYFYNKNFKK from the coding sequence ATGATAGCAACTGTAATTTTAGCGGCTGGTGCTTCAAAACGAATGGGAGTACCTAAGCAATTGTTAAAATGGGGTGATAGTACATTATTAGAGCATGCTATAGTTCAGGCTTTACAATTGAATACTATAGAGGTTATAGTGGTATTGGGGGCAAATTTTAATCGTATAAAACCACAAATAGAACATTATCCTATAACTATTTTAAATAATAAAAATTGGGAAGTAGGTTTAGGAAAATCTATTGCATTTGCTGTAGAATATCTAATAAAATCTAAACGTTCTATAGAAGGTGTTCTTATTACATTAGCTGACCAGCCATTTATAGAAAGCTCTTTTTTGAATCTTTTAATTGATGGTTTTTTGCCGAACAAAAGCCAAATTATAGCGACATTATATGAGGATGCAAAACAAGGAGTTCCTGTACTTTTTTGTAAAAAATACTTCAATGAATTATCTTATTTGAATGATGATATTGGTGCCAAAGTGCTTTTGGAAAAGCATGGAGTTGAGGTTAAAGTTTTCAAACCAAAAATAGAAAATATCGATATGGATTTTAAAATAGACTATAATTATTTCTACAATAAGAATTTCAAGAAGTAG